From the genome of Romeriopsis navalis LEGE 11480, one region includes:
- a CDS encoding sensor histidine kinase translates to MAAWQVGKVLRREPFRSIWVILGTAVACYNLERWVLAWLHIGTNTPPLNPVAGLALALMLLYGPSALIGILIASCWSAKTQGMPWEAIIGTTFGNGVATGLGYWFMRRLNVSPMLHRVRDIMLFILFAALLPSSLNATISSLSRSFGNILPLPVMGSYWWSLWRADSLGILTVAPLLLTFNHGRPLDWQWVVEHSHPRQLRRLFQPRNWAIVLWLFAVGLSSWITVTHAKPSIPWLEYLPFFCLAWAVARFGQRGSIFSGFLIVSLAAWYTFHGSGLFLARGGNLELGITDFQSWSTIVLAISLVTGAAVQERQTLIDQLQANSRSLNQSPPDGDVERLLNEVSNRIRQSLNISEILQQTVEEVRQLLNADRVCLFQANESGEGFVSAESVIDAWPSILGTQIPAEIVTEMQGRYQNQPVQVRDDVRTVEVTPFLQAAYERYKIRSSLTTSLEQDGQPFGLLVIHQCQAARQWQPAEVDLIKRLAPQIELAIQQGNLYNNLQTHANTMETEVRDRTEQLRHNITEFMDRDQARQQLLHAVNHDLRTPVLGMLMVLQKLAMQSGDRISLPKSILDRMLESSNRQIDLIQALLDEYADMPDPRFQPNPEALNCHSLIAHALNQLQPITATHQGNIQNQISIDLPDIQGDATYLQRVFENLISNAIQHNSSTTTITIAARVLPAQEHLFVEVKDNGVGLSPEQQHALFIRPYPRGKFDRRLTGLGLGLFLCHQIIQAHMGELGVESERNAGSTFWFTLPLAQKQPTTTTTDPDVESTATSLTQNIST, encoded by the coding sequence ATGGCTGCGTGGCAGGTTGGAAAAGTCTTGAGGCGCGAGCCTTTCCGAAGTATTTGGGTGATTTTAGGCACAGCAGTCGCCTGCTATAACCTAGAGCGCTGGGTTTTAGCATGGTTGCATATTGGCACGAATACCCCACCGCTCAATCCCGTTGCGGGACTCGCGCTGGCCTTAATGCTGCTGTATGGACCATCGGCCCTCATTGGAATTTTGATTGCCTCCTGCTGGAGTGCAAAGACCCAGGGTATGCCCTGGGAAGCGATCATTGGCACAACCTTCGGGAATGGCGTCGCCACCGGATTAGGCTACTGGTTTATGCGGCGCTTAAATGTCAGTCCGATGCTGCATCGGGTGCGCGATATTATGCTCTTCATCCTATTTGCGGCCCTCCTTCCAAGTAGTCTCAATGCCACAATTAGTAGTCTGAGTCGTTCCTTTGGCAATATCCTGCCATTGCCCGTTATGGGCAGTTACTGGTGGAGTCTGTGGCGTGCCGACAGCCTAGGAATTCTAACCGTTGCACCATTGTTGCTCACGTTTAATCATGGTCGGCCCCTCGATTGGCAATGGGTCGTCGAACATAGCCATCCCCGACAACTCCGCCGCCTCTTCCAACCCCGCAATTGGGCCATTGTGCTCTGGCTATTTGCCGTAGGCCTGAGCAGCTGGATCACCGTCACCCATGCAAAACCCAGCATTCCTTGGTTGGAATATCTCCCCTTTTTCTGCCTTGCTTGGGCCGTCGCCCGGTTTGGCCAGCGCGGCAGTATTTTTAGCGGCTTTCTGATTGTCAGCTTAGCGGCTTGGTATACCTTTCATGGCTCCGGGCTATTTCTGGCGCGGGGTGGTAACCTCGAATTAGGCATTACTGATTTTCAAAGCTGGAGTACGATCGTGCTCGCCATTTCCCTCGTTACCGGCGCGGCCGTCCAAGAGCGACAAACCCTGATTGATCAACTCCAGGCCAACTCTCGCAGCCTGAATCAGAGCCCCCCCGATGGCGACGTCGAACGCCTGTTAAATGAGGTCTCCAACCGGATTCGCCAATCACTGAATATCTCGGAGATTTTGCAGCAGACCGTTGAAGAAGTGCGGCAACTCTTGAATGCCGATCGGGTTTGCCTTTTCCAAGCCAATGAATCCGGTGAAGGGTTTGTCAGTGCCGAATCGGTAATCGATGCTTGGCCATCGATTTTGGGCACCCAAATTCCCGCCGAAATTGTCACCGAAATGCAGGGACGCTATCAAAATCAACCGGTCCAAGTCCGCGACGATGTCCGCACCGTTGAAGTCACGCCGTTTCTCCAAGCCGCCTATGAACGCTACAAAATTCGGTCGAGTCTTACGACATCCCTAGAACAAGATGGTCAACCCTTTGGCTTGCTCGTCATTCACCAATGCCAAGCAGCGCGGCAATGGCAACCAGCCGAAGTTGACTTAATCAAACGGCTAGCCCCCCAAATCGAGCTGGCAATTCAGCAAGGCAACCTCTATAACAATCTCCAAACCCACGCCAACACAATGGAGACTGAGGTGCGCGATCGCACCGAGCAATTACGCCATAACATTACCGAGTTTATGGACCGTGACCAGGCCCGGCAGCAACTGCTCCATGCCGTCAACCATGACTTACGGACACCCGTCCTCGGCATGTTAATGGTGCTGCAAAAATTGGCCATGCAATCCGGTGATCGAATTTCGCTGCCCAAATCCATTCTCGATCGCATGCTGGAAAGCAGTAATCGCCAAATCGACTTGATTCAGGCACTGCTCGACGAATATGCCGATATGCCCGACCCACGCTTTCAACCGAATCCCGAAGCGCTGAACTGTCATAGTTTAATTGCCCACGCACTGAATCAGCTGCAGCCAATTACCGCCACCCACCAAGGCAATATCCAGAATCAAATCAGCATCGATTTGCCCGATATCCAAGGGGATGCGACATACCTCCAGCGGGTGTTTGAAAATCTTATCAGTAACGCAATTCAGCATAATTCATCCACCACCACCATCACGATCGCCGCACGGGTATTACCCGCTCAAGAACATTTATTTGTCGAAGTCAAAGACAATGGCGTTGGTCTCAGCCCCGAACAACAACACGCCCTCTTTATCCGACCTTACCCCCGTGGGAAATTCGATCGCCGCTTAACCGGATTAGGGCTCGGACTTTTCCTTTGCCATCAAATCATTCAAGCGCATATGGGCGAACTCGGCGTCGAAAGTGAACGCAATGCTGGTTCTACATTTTGGTTCACCCTCCCACTGGCTCAGAAGCAACCGACAACCACCACCACTGATCCAGACGTTGAGTCAACGGCCACGTCCCTCACACAGAATATCTCGACATAA
- a CDS encoding aromatic ring-hydroxylating dioxygenase subunit alpha, with product MESTTATLNPQLTGQIVQNQIRTIGINPNYWYAVAWAKDVTADQQITPVKIWNQEIALYRDQTGQIQAVEDICPHKGVSLHKGSVKGDNIVCAYHGWEFSPAGECSNIPYYPTDQKLPRACLRTYPVRERYGLIFLFPGDQSRADSTPMLEIPQYDDPNYLMIPIGAEFESHYTICNENTMDVFHGHLHQNLQGWYDPILKQLQQTENSVCAEYQVSYSGIMTNFLGLNDSSGQTTQTITVDYVYPNYINTLKGSSFLYLMRLPIDPSHSRSFAMMFVKVRIPRWILDPIRTVLEPVIRERFFMRFLRQDIEMIESEYSHYKQDPERRYVEVNPAIIAVQRLMQRQHDRYISEQTKISSHHQPLQSQDRQAS from the coding sequence ATGGAATCGACAACCGCAACCCTAAACCCCCAACTCACAGGGCAAATCGTTCAAAACCAGATTCGGACCATCGGGATTAACCCCAATTATTGGTATGCCGTCGCCTGGGCCAAAGATGTTACCGCTGATCAACAAATCACCCCAGTCAAAATTTGGAACCAAGAGATCGCCCTATACCGCGACCAAACTGGCCAAATTCAGGCCGTCGAAGATATTTGTCCCCACAAAGGCGTTTCGCTGCACAAGGGCAGCGTTAAAGGCGATAACATCGTCTGTGCCTACCATGGGTGGGAATTTTCCCCTGCAGGTGAATGCAGCAATATTCCCTATTACCCCACGGACCAAAAACTGCCACGCGCCTGTCTCCGCACCTACCCAGTCCGCGAGCGCTATGGCCTGATTTTCTTATTCCCGGGCGATCAATCCCGGGCAGACTCCACCCCGATGCTGGAAATCCCCCAATACGATGATCCCAACTATTTGATGATCCCGATCGGGGCAGAATTTGAATCTCACTACACCATCTGCAATGAAAACACGATGGATGTTTTCCACGGTCATCTTCACCAAAATCTCCAGGGCTGGTATGACCCAATCCTCAAGCAATTGCAACAAACGGAAAACTCCGTCTGCGCGGAATATCAAGTTTCCTACAGTGGCATCATGACCAACTTCCTCGGCCTCAATGACAGCAGCGGCCAAACCACCCAAACCATCACCGTCGATTACGTCTATCCCAACTACATCAATACCCTCAAAGGCAGCTCATTTCTCTATCTGATGCGGTTGCCGATCGATCCGAGCCACAGTCGTTCCTTTGCCATGATGTTCGTCAAGGTCCGCATCCCACGCTGGATCCTCGATCCAATTCGAACCGTTTTAGAACCCGTGATTCGGGAGCGTTTCTTTATGCGCTTTCTGCGGCAAGACATCGAAATGATCGAAAGCGAATACAGCCATTACAAGCAGGATCCAGAGCGTCGATATGTCGAAGTTAATCCCGCCATTATCGCCGTACAACGTTTAATGCAGCGGCAGCATGATCGCTATATCTCAGAACAGACGAAGATTTCCAGCCATCATCAACCGCTCCAATCACAGGATCGACAAGCCAGCTAA
- a CDS encoding DUF760 domain-containing protein has protein sequence MAFDPDSINFLNDGEAVDTNALLKYLQHQPPEVLERIARSVSPQVKQIISHNVQGLVGVLPGEAFNIKISTDRENLAGMLASAMLTGYFLRQMEQRMELETSIFDSLPSFGDDD, from the coding sequence ATGGCATTTGATCCTGACAGCATCAACTTCTTAAATGACGGAGAAGCCGTCGATACCAACGCGCTGTTGAAGTATCTCCAGCACCAACCCCCCGAAGTCCTCGAACGCATCGCGCGGTCCGTTAGTCCCCAAGTCAAACAAATCATTTCCCACAACGTTCAGGGATTAGTGGGTGTGCTTCCGGGGGAAGCATTCAATATTAAAATTTCTACCGATCGTGAAAATCTCGCCGGGATGTTGGCATCCGCAATGTTGACTGGCTACTTCCTCCGCCAAATGGAACAGCGGATGGAGCTAGAGACATCGATTTTTGACTCGCTGCCTTCATTTGGGGACGACGATTAA
- the scpB gene encoding SMC-Scp complex subunit ScpB, with the protein MARLATTIEAILYLKAQALTLAEIAELACCDRDDAEEGLLELMADYAHRETALEVIETPNGYSLQLREDFQNLVQNLIPADIGKGALRTLAVIALKGPMIQTDLINLRGSTAYDHVRDLVEKGFVRKRRRSDGRSFWLQVTDKFHQYFQLNQLPGNIDQLLGESSSNTTKVQSASASKPEAAVESDEATETEAPTLADASDHNADGEVTDAEAHETATNESAPPAPPTVVGTISDEVLEREEQLYESELEADTITPDTVATAAT; encoded by the coding sequence ATGGCTCGTCTAGCAACAACAATTGAAGCAATCCTTTACCTCAAGGCGCAGGCGCTTACCTTGGCAGAAATTGCCGAGCTCGCCTGCTGCGATCGTGATGATGCCGAAGAGGGGCTGTTAGAACTGATGGCCGACTATGCCCATCGGGAAACCGCCCTTGAGGTAATTGAAACTCCTAATGGCTATAGCCTCCAACTACGGGAAGACTTCCAGAATCTGGTTCAAAATCTGATTCCTGCTGACATCGGCAAAGGCGCTTTACGCACCTTGGCAGTCATCGCGCTCAAAGGCCCCATGATCCAAACCGATCTGATCAACCTGCGCGGTTCCACCGCCTACGACCACGTGCGCGACTTAGTCGAAAAAGGTTTCGTGCGCAAACGCCGACGATCAGATGGTCGATCGTTCTGGCTGCAAGTCACGGATAAGTTCCACCAATATTTCCAGCTAAACCAGTTACCTGGCAACATCGATCAACTCCTGGGGGAATCGAGCAGCAATACCACCAAAGTCCAATCCGCATCTGCCAGCAAACCAGAAGCAGCGGTCGAGTCCGACGAAGCGACTGAGACAGAAGCACCCACCCTGGCTGACGCCAGCGACCATAACGCTGACGGTGAGGTGACTGATGCTGAAGCCCATGAAACAGCTACCAATGAATCAGCCCCCCCGGCACCTCCGACCGTAGTCGGCACAATTTCCGATGAGGTGCTCGAACGCGAAGAGCAACTCTATGAATCAGAACTTGAGGCCGACACGATCACACCCGATACCGTAGCAACAGCTGCAACGTAA
- a CDS encoding HhoA/HhoB/HtrA family serine endopeptidase → MVKLLNQWVALPDRLVVLCLVGSTMLAIGGCEAVAKRQEPANPSVAEQRESPKPPAQTANSSTAAPMVNNPNFIADAVERVGPSVVRINALKRVNGDVDPFRQFFGEGGMPEEKVREGSGSGFILTSNGRVLTNAHVVEGADEVEVKLKDGRSFKGKVVGLDTVTDIAAIKIAANELPAVTIGNSDQLTPGNWAIAIGNPLGLDNTVTAGIISALGRSSREVGISDKRVSFIQTDAAINPGNSGGPLLNDRGEVIGVNTAIRANAQGLGFAIPMSTAQRIADQLFAQGKASHPFLGIQMLDLTPQLKQRLNENAELDFKVTQDQGVLVVLVGRNTPALTAGMKPGDILKKIEETEIKEAEDVRDRLDRAKVGEPVSVTVDRQGQTVVLKVTPVNLPPRS, encoded by the coding sequence ATGGTGAAGTTGTTGAATCAGTGGGTGGCCTTGCCCGATCGCTTAGTGGTCCTGTGTCTGGTTGGTAGCACTATGCTGGCGATCGGTGGCTGTGAAGCGGTTGCGAAACGTCAGGAACCGGCGAATCCATCCGTGGCAGAGCAGCGTGAATCCCCCAAGCCACCGGCCCAAACGGCGAATTCCTCGACAGCTGCACCGATGGTGAATAATCCGAATTTCATTGCGGATGCGGTGGAGCGGGTTGGCCCGTCGGTCGTGCGGATTAATGCCTTGAAGCGTGTAAACGGCGACGTTGATCCATTCCGCCAATTTTTTGGTGAAGGGGGAATGCCGGAAGAGAAGGTGCGTGAGGGATCAGGATCGGGATTTATCTTGACATCGAATGGCCGGGTGTTGACCAATGCCCATGTGGTTGAGGGCGCGGACGAAGTTGAGGTGAAGCTTAAAGATGGTCGCTCGTTTAAGGGCAAGGTCGTGGGACTGGATACGGTCACCGATATTGCGGCGATCAAAATTGCGGCGAATGAATTGCCCGCCGTGACAATTGGGAATTCGGATCAACTGACTCCGGGGAATTGGGCGATCGCCATTGGTAATCCACTGGGTCTCGATAACACGGTGACGGCTGGGATTATTAGTGCTTTGGGTCGAAGTAGCCGAGAAGTGGGGATTTCGGATAAGCGCGTTAGCTTTATTCAGACCGATGCCGCAATTAATCCAGGGAACTCGGGTGGTCCATTGTTGAACGATCGCGGTGAGGTGATTGGGGTGAATACGGCGATTCGAGCCAATGCTCAAGGTTTGGGCTTTGCAATTCCGATGAGCACGGCCCAGCGGATTGCCGATCAGTTATTTGCTCAAGGTAAGGCGAGTCACCCATTCCTCGGGATTCAGATGCTTGATCTGACGCCACAACTGAAGCAGCGGCTGAATGAAAATGCTGAGCTTGATTTTAAAGTTACTCAAGATCAAGGCGTATTGGTGGTACTAGTGGGTCGCAATACACCGGCATTGACTGCTGGGATGAAGCCTGGCGATATTCTGAAGAAAATTGAGGAGACGGAGATTAAAGAAGCTGAGGATGTCCGCGATCGGCTGGATCGGGCCAAAGTGGGTGAACCAGTATCGGTGACGGTCGATCGGCAGGGACAGACAGTTGTGCTGAAGGTGACACCGGTCAACCTGCCGCCTCGGTCCTAA